The Aggregicoccus sp. 17bor-14 genome includes a region encoding these proteins:
- the der gene encoding ribosome biogenesis GTPase Der has product MKPLVAIVGRPNVGKSTLFNRLAGRRLAIVQDEPGVTRDRHYVDAEYEDRAFTIIDTGGFVPGEKDHLLSAVREQAQLAVEECDVILFVVDAQTGITAADLEVATYLRKSGKPCVVGVNKIDSEGHTQKAAAADFHRLGVSDEVLPISAEHGIGMGHLLSAIKERLPPLPEGAETDTEELPDDGAVRIAIIGRPNVGKSTLVNALLKEKRVVASPEAGTTRDPIDSALEYKGRKLILTDTAGIRRKKTVAHQLEKFAVVSALKVLERSEVAVLLMDATEPAVDQDAKLAGIAEEKGRALVIVVNKWDLIAQDKRKQDQFREDLKYAMKFVGYAPIVFCSALTGDKVEKVLELAVALSDQFRFRAPTPQLNRLLEQMIDSNPAPIVGGKPLRLYYIAQVTAAPPTFALTANKPNDVPDMYTRYITNQIRKTFDLRVPIRIHFRERPGKAKREARRRPRKER; this is encoded by the coding sequence ATGAAGCCGCTGGTCGCCATCGTCGGACGCCCCAACGTGGGCAAGAGCACGCTCTTCAACCGGCTCGCGGGCCGCAGGCTCGCCATCGTGCAGGACGAGCCCGGAGTCACGCGGGACCGCCACTACGTCGACGCCGAGTACGAGGACCGCGCCTTCACCATCATCGACACGGGCGGCTTCGTGCCCGGCGAGAAGGATCACCTGCTGAGCGCCGTGCGCGAGCAGGCCCAGCTCGCGGTGGAGGAGTGCGACGTCATCCTCTTCGTGGTGGACGCCCAGACAGGCATCACCGCCGCGGACCTGGAGGTCGCCACCTACCTGCGCAAGAGCGGCAAGCCTTGCGTGGTGGGGGTAAACAAGATCGACAGCGAGGGCCACACGCAGAAGGCCGCCGCGGCGGACTTCCACCGCCTGGGCGTCAGCGACGAGGTGCTGCCCATCTCCGCCGAGCACGGCATCGGGATGGGGCACCTGCTCTCGGCCATCAAGGAGCGCCTGCCCCCGCTGCCCGAGGGCGCCGAGACGGACACCGAGGAGCTGCCGGACGACGGCGCGGTGCGCATCGCGATCATCGGCCGGCCCAACGTGGGCAAGAGCACCCTGGTCAATGCGCTGCTCAAGGAGAAGCGCGTGGTGGCCAGCCCCGAGGCGGGCACCACCCGAGATCCCATCGACTCGGCGCTCGAGTACAAGGGCCGCAAGCTCATCCTCACGGACACCGCCGGCATCCGGCGCAAGAAGACCGTGGCGCACCAGCTGGAGAAGTTCGCCGTGGTGAGCGCGCTCAAGGTGCTCGAGCGCAGCGAGGTCGCGGTGCTCCTCATGGACGCCACCGAGCCCGCGGTGGACCAGGACGCGAAGCTCGCCGGCATCGCCGAGGAGAAGGGCCGCGCGCTGGTCATCGTGGTCAACAAGTGGGACCTCATTGCGCAGGACAAGCGCAAGCAGGACCAGTTCCGCGAGGACCTCAAGTACGCCATGAAGTTCGTGGGCTACGCGCCCATCGTCTTCTGCTCCGCGCTCACCGGGGACAAGGTGGAGAAGGTGCTGGAGCTGGCGGTCGCCCTCAGCGACCAGTTCCGCTTCCGCGCCCCCACGCCCCAGCTCAACCGGCTGCTCGAGCAGATGATCGACTCGAACCCCGCGCCCATCGTGGGGGGGAAGCCCTTGCGCCTGTACTACATCGCGCAGGTCACCGCCGCTCCGCCCACCTTCGCGCTCACCGCGAACAAGCCCAACGACGTGCCGGACATGTACACGCGCTACATCACCAACCAGATCCGCAAGACCTTCGATCTGCGCGTGCCCATCCGCATCCACTTCCGCGAGCGCCCCGGCAAGGCCAAGCGCGAGGCCCGCCGCCGCCCGCGCAAGGAGCGCTAG
- a CDS encoding tol-pal system YbgF family protein yields MAEKSQKMTKQELKHLKEPDAFQRVGSQARDWLDQRQKAVAIAAVVVLLGLLGVLVARHFSARGEEQASRELGEKLKILSRPVKGQVPAEPGDTEQPFDSVQAQDQALRQALESFRKERPGTRAAVTAALPLGKAQYRLGDYDAALASFNAFLESAPADDTLRAQALEGQGYSYEAKNQYDQALASFQKLSETAKSDFLVGMGEYHRGRILALKGQKDEAAKVLSQLSAQHPNTAAARLAAERLAVLASQGVKLPPPPPAPSAPQATPEGK; encoded by the coding sequence GTGGCCGAGAAGTCCCAGAAGATGACGAAGCAGGAGCTGAAGCATCTCAAGGAGCCGGACGCGTTCCAGCGCGTGGGCTCCCAGGCCCGCGACTGGCTCGACCAGCGCCAGAAGGCGGTGGCGATCGCCGCCGTCGTCGTGCTGCTCGGCCTGCTCGGCGTGCTGGTGGCCCGCCACTTCTCCGCGCGCGGCGAGGAGCAGGCCTCGCGCGAGCTGGGCGAGAAGCTCAAGATCCTCAGCCGCCCGGTGAAGGGGCAGGTGCCCGCCGAGCCCGGTGACACCGAGCAGCCCTTCGACAGCGTGCAGGCCCAGGACCAGGCGCTGCGCCAGGCGCTCGAGTCCTTCCGCAAGGAGCGCCCGGGTACCCGCGCCGCCGTGACGGCCGCGCTGCCGCTGGGCAAGGCCCAGTACCGGCTCGGCGACTACGACGCCGCGCTCGCCAGCTTCAACGCCTTCCTCGAGTCCGCCCCCGCGGACGACACGCTGCGCGCCCAGGCGCTCGAGGGCCAGGGCTACAGCTACGAGGCGAAGAACCAGTACGACCAGGCGCTCGCGTCCTTCCAGAAGCTCTCGGAGACGGCGAAGAGCGACTTCCTGGTGGGCATGGGCGAGTACCACCGCGGGCGCATCCTCGCGCTCAAGGGCCAGAAGGACGAGGCCGCGAAGGTGCTCTCGCAGCTGTCCGCCCAGCACCCCAACACGGCCGCCGCGCGGCTCGCGGCCGAGCGCCTCGCGGTGCTCGCCTCGCAGGGCGTGAAGCTGCCGCCGCCTCCTCCGGCGCCCTCCGCTCCGCAGGCCACCCCGGAAGGGAAGTAG
- a CDS encoding PQQ-binding-like beta-propeller repeat protein produces MRHASLWKRLCIPVAAAGLMGGCTFGMPLYGNAVTSDTARPPYATFTVDWWKPLVEPRMLEYGPRETARPTLDPDSGRVIAATRDGYVRSVAPGGQVAWEFKTPNRFLAGALVHEGVVYAPGGDGTLYALDAKTGALKWRFASNEALSTPPVYAGGRVLVVSENDTLFAVESASGKWAWQYRRDPPSGFTVRGAGTPVVSGDFAYLGFSDGYLVALAHEDGSVKWEKELSSAGSEFLDVDTTPVLDDKGRLFVASYKDGIFAVDSKNGDVLWNTKTQGITGLVARGEALFATGDDRVSAYHAETGRHLWTTDLGGHAGQTPVFARGMVIVPNEEALLFVDPKTGRKELSWNPGKGVTATPFVAQSQLYVLSNLGGLYALELHGGPG; encoded by the coding sequence ATGAGGCACGCCTCCCTCTGGAAGCGCCTGTGCATCCCCGTGGCGGCGGCCGGCCTGATGGGCGGCTGCACCTTCGGGATGCCGCTGTACGGCAACGCCGTGACTTCGGACACCGCGCGCCCGCCCTACGCCACCTTCACCGTGGACTGGTGGAAGCCGCTGGTGGAGCCCCGGATGCTCGAGTACGGGCCCCGGGAGACGGCGCGGCCCACGCTGGATCCGGACTCGGGCCGCGTCATCGCCGCCACGCGTGACGGGTACGTGCGCAGCGTGGCGCCGGGCGGGCAGGTGGCGTGGGAGTTCAAGACGCCCAACCGCTTCCTCGCGGGCGCGCTCGTCCACGAGGGCGTCGTGTACGCGCCGGGCGGCGACGGCACCCTCTACGCGCTGGATGCGAAGACGGGCGCCCTCAAGTGGCGCTTCGCCTCCAACGAGGCCCTGAGCACCCCGCCGGTGTACGCCGGCGGCCGCGTGCTGGTGGTCTCCGAGAACGACACGCTCTTCGCCGTGGAGTCGGCGAGCGGGAAGTGGGCCTGGCAGTACCGGCGCGATCCCCCCAGCGGCTTCACCGTGCGCGGCGCGGGCACCCCCGTCGTGAGCGGCGACTTCGCGTACCTCGGCTTCTCGGACGGCTACCTCGTCGCGCTCGCCCACGAGGACGGCAGCGTGAAGTGGGAGAAGGAGCTGTCCTCCGCGGGCTCCGAGTTCCTCGACGTGGACACCACCCCGGTGCTCGACGACAAGGGCCGGCTCTTCGTGGCCTCGTACAAGGACGGCATCTTCGCCGTGGACTCGAAGAACGGCGACGTGCTCTGGAACACCAAGACCCAGGGCATCACCGGGCTCGTGGCGCGCGGCGAGGCGCTCTTCGCTACGGGCGATGACCGTGTGTCCGCGTACCACGCGGAGACGGGGCGCCACCTGTGGACCACGGATCTCGGCGGCCACGCGGGGCAGACCCCGGTGTTCGCGCGCGGGATGGTGATCGTCCCCAACGAGGAGGCGCTGCTCTTCGTGGACCCGAAGACGGGCCGCAAGGAGCTGAGCTGGAACCCGGGCAAGGGCGTCACCGCGACCCCCTTCGTCGCCCAGTCGCAGCTCTACGTGCTCTCCAACCTCGGCGGCCTCTACGCCCTGGAGCTGCACGGGGGCCCGGGGTGA
- a CDS encoding (deoxy)nucleoside triphosphate pyrophosphohydrolase has product MSSGAVRTVRVVAALIPQRDAPGRFLVQQRLPGGSRALLWEFPGGKVEPGESEPEALARECREELDVQLAVGRRLWEGRHSYPDLTVELVLYAARIESGEPRPLGAQALRFLTIPEMQALPFCEADIPLLEELAQGRLGPLG; this is encoded by the coding sequence GTGAGCTCCGGCGCGGTGCGCACGGTGCGCGTGGTGGCTGCGCTGATCCCCCAGCGCGACGCGCCCGGGCGCTTCCTCGTCCAGCAGCGGCTGCCCGGCGGAAGCCGCGCGCTGTTGTGGGAGTTCCCCGGCGGCAAGGTGGAGCCGGGCGAGAGCGAGCCCGAGGCGCTGGCGCGCGAGTGCCGCGAGGAGCTGGACGTGCAGCTCGCGGTGGGCCGCCGCCTCTGGGAGGGCCGCCACAGCTACCCGGATCTCACGGTGGAGCTGGTGCTCTACGCGGCGCGCATCGAGTCCGGTGAGCCGCGGCCGCTCGGCGCGCAGGCGCTGCGCTTCCTCACCATCCCGGAGATGCAGGCGCTGCCCTTCTGTGAGGCTGACATCCCGCTGCTCGAGGAGCTCGCCCAGGGAAGGCTGGGCCCGCTCGGCTGA
- a CDS encoding ribonuclease H-like domain-containing protein, with protein MLRRTFQHIPGVGPWREKDLWARGIRTWDDFPAGGPAVAISRKQDAVARERIAQAREALERRDLAALAALLPPREHWRLYPEFAESAVFWDIETDGQELQRPTVVSLFDSTGLHVFIQGRNMDALPEALAARALWVTFNGSCFDVPVLRDYFGAERFPTPAAHIDLRFVCKRLGMGGGLKEIEDDLGLGRPPHMRGVNGWDAVLLWRAYRARGDVEALRFLVEYNLYDSFQLRTLMDTAYNRGADDLNCDVPRLPVFDRGDVLYDVSKLLLELGPTRRDLNVIERIRRQSRDLRDD; from the coding sequence ATGCTGCGCCGCACCTTCCAGCACATCCCCGGAGTGGGGCCGTGGCGCGAGAAGGACCTGTGGGCGCGCGGCATCCGCACCTGGGATGACTTCCCCGCGGGCGGCCCGGCGGTCGCTATCTCGCGCAAGCAGGACGCGGTCGCACGCGAGCGCATCGCCCAGGCCCGTGAGGCACTCGAGCGACGGGATCTCGCGGCGCTCGCCGCGCTCCTGCCGCCGCGCGAGCACTGGCGCCTGTACCCCGAGTTCGCCGAGTCGGCGGTGTTCTGGGACATCGAGACGGACGGGCAGGAGCTGCAGCGGCCCACGGTGGTGAGCCTCTTCGACTCCACCGGCCTGCACGTCTTCATCCAGGGCCGCAACATGGACGCGCTGCCCGAGGCGCTCGCCGCCCGGGCGCTGTGGGTGACCTTCAACGGCTCCTGCTTCGACGTGCCCGTGCTGCGCGACTACTTCGGCGCCGAGCGCTTTCCCACGCCCGCGGCCCACATCGACCTGCGCTTCGTCTGCAAGCGGCTGGGGATGGGGGGAGGGCTGAAGGAGATCGAGGACGACCTGGGCCTCGGCCGCCCGCCGCACATGCGCGGCGTGAACGGCTGGGACGCCGTGCTCCTGTGGCGCGCCTACCGGGCGCGCGGGGACGTGGAGGCCCTGCGCTTCCTCGTGGAGTACAACCTCTACGACTCCTTCCAGCTGCGCACCCTGATGGACACGGCCTACAACCGCGGCGCGGACGACCTGAACTGCGACGTGCCGCGCCTTCCCGTGTTCGATCGCGGTGACGTGCTCTACGACGTGAGCAAGCTGCTGCTGGAGCTCGGCCCCACGCGGCGCGACCTGAACGTCATCGAGCGGATCCGCCGCCAGAGCCGGGATCTGCGAGACGACTGA
- a CDS encoding DUF5996 family protein, producing the protein MSTAIEAWPALPLAEWKPTYETLHRYTQIVGKVRLALSPMLNHYWHVALYVTSRGLTTSPIPYGDRTFEVDFDFLAHELRIQTSDGERHERELGSQSVADFYRELLATLHGLGIEVRLSDRVCEIPDATESLSDDRVHRTYDPQAVRRWFQVLVQADALLKEFRARFTGKVSPVHFFWGSFDLAVTRFAGRRAPERRGADAVTRESYCEEVISAGFWPGGGPFPEAAFYAYAAPAPDGLAQAPVRPPEAHYNASFGEFLLPYEAVRTSADPRRTVFDFLESTYAAAADRAGWDRQALERPLIRPVAVGQVAAEQPTDEVPAPS; encoded by the coding sequence ATGAGCACCGCGATCGAGGCGTGGCCGGCACTGCCGCTCGCTGAGTGGAAGCCCACGTACGAGACCCTGCACCGGTACACGCAGATCGTGGGCAAGGTGCGCCTGGCGCTCTCGCCGATGCTCAACCACTACTGGCACGTCGCGCTCTACGTGACGAGCCGCGGCCTCACGACCTCGCCGATCCCGTACGGCGACCGGACCTTCGAGGTCGACTTCGACTTCCTCGCGCACGAGCTGCGCATCCAGACGAGCGATGGCGAGCGCCACGAGCGCGAGCTGGGCTCGCAGTCGGTCGCCGACTTCTACCGGGAGCTGCTGGCCACCCTGCACGGGCTGGGCATCGAGGTCCGGCTCTCTGATCGGGTCTGCGAGATCCCGGATGCGACCGAGTCGCTGAGCGACGACCGCGTCCACCGGACCTATGATCCGCAAGCCGTGCGCCGCTGGTTCCAGGTCCTCGTCCAGGCGGACGCCCTGCTCAAGGAGTTCCGGGCGCGCTTCACCGGCAAGGTCAGTCCGGTGCACTTCTTCTGGGGAAGCTTCGATCTGGCCGTGACGCGCTTCGCGGGCCGCCGTGCGCCCGAGCGCCGAGGCGCGGACGCGGTGACGCGCGAGTCCTACTGCGAAGAGGTCATCAGCGCGGGCTTCTGGCCCGGCGGCGGTCCGTTCCCGGAGGCTGCGTTCTACGCGTACGCGGCGCCGGCTCCCGACGGGCTCGCCCAGGCCCCGGTGCGCCCCCCGGAGGCGCACTACAACGCCTCGTTCGGCGAGTTCCTCCTGCCTTACGAGGCCGTGCGCACCTCCGCGGATCCCCGCCGGACCGTCTTCGACTTCCTCGAGAGCACCTATGCCGCGGCGGCCGACCGGGCCGGCTGGGACCGCCAGGCGCTGGAGCGTCCGTTGATCAGACCTGTAGCAGTGGGGCAGGTCGCCGCCGAGCAGCCCACGGACGAGGTCCCGGCGCCCTCCTGA
- the ygiD gene encoding 4,5-DOPA dioxygenase extradiol, producing MTPRDLMPAAFLGHGSPMNTLEANRYTEAWRAFGRAVPKPRAILVVSAHWYINATAVTAMPKPKTIHDFYGFPQALFDVQYPAPGLPELADEVSELAKPDWVGADVDSWGLDHGTWSVLVHAFPAADVPVVQLSINSLKPFDYHLELGAKLAPLRERGVLILGSGNVVHNLRAIDWHKPETGFAWAQHVDERVREIMAGGPSELPAVAGHQDFKAAAPTPEHFIPLLYLAGLASAAGKPADVLVDGYAFGSLSMTAYTLGADGAAAGRANGEGAAAVPPTTPWDGSNV from the coding sequence ATGACCCCACGAGATCTGATGCCCGCGGCCTTCCTCGGACACGGCAGCCCGATGAACACGCTGGAGGCCAACCGGTACACCGAGGCCTGGCGCGCGTTCGGCAGGGCGGTCCCGAAGCCCCGGGCCATCCTGGTCGTCTCGGCGCACTGGTACATCAACGCGACGGCCGTCACGGCGATGCCGAAGCCGAAGACGATCCACGACTTCTACGGCTTTCCCCAGGCGCTCTTCGACGTGCAGTACCCGGCGCCCGGGCTGCCTGAGCTCGCCGACGAGGTCTCGGAGCTTGCGAAGCCCGACTGGGTGGGCGCGGACGTGGACAGCTGGGGGCTGGATCACGGGACCTGGTCCGTGCTCGTCCACGCGTTCCCAGCGGCGGACGTGCCGGTGGTGCAGCTGTCGATCAACTCGCTCAAGCCCTTCGACTACCACCTCGAGCTCGGCGCGAAGCTGGCACCGCTACGCGAGCGCGGGGTGCTCATCCTGGGCAGTGGCAACGTGGTGCACAACCTGCGGGCGATCGACTGGCACAAGCCGGAGACGGGCTTCGCCTGGGCCCAGCACGTGGACGAGCGGGTGCGCGAGATCATGGCCGGGGGTCCCTCGGAGCTCCCGGCCGTGGCCGGCCACCAGGACTTCAAGGCCGCAGCGCCGACGCCCGAGCACTTCATCCCGCTGCTGTACCTGGCAGGGCTCGCGAGCGCCGCCGGCAAGCCCGCGGACGTGCTGGTGGACGGCTACGCCTTCGGCTCGCTCTCCATGACGGCCTATACCCTGGGCGCCGACGGCGCGGCTGCGGGCAGGGCGAACGGAGAGGGAGCCGCCGCGGTGCCGCCCACGACGCCCTGGGACGGCAGCAACGTCTGA